The stretch of DNA GTGGGGTATGGAGAGCAAGCTCAATCATTTCTTGAGCATCTACTGTGTACCTGAGCCCTGTATGTGTACAGTAGACCCATGCACATgtcaccctctcctggccttgccAGACAAGAACAGAGGCCTTACTGTTGCAGGTCAGAGAGGACAGATCCCACAGATCAGTAAATAGAGGAGCTGAGCTTGTCCGTTAGCTCTGCCACTGGCTGGGCTCACTGGGGAAGCCTTCAGCTTATGTGTGGCCCCCACAGGTGGCCGGCCCCTCTCACCAGCCCACCAAGGAGTCAGCCTTCTTTAGTCCTGCCTCCTTATTGCTGTGTGACCCAGGGAAGTTACCCCACCTCCCTGTGCTTCTCTGTGCGTTAAGGGGAGCAGAGATCCCCGTTAGGGCAACAGCATGAACCACTGTCTAGCGGGACAGGGCTGGCTCAGGTCAGCAGACCCTCAGCCCACTTCCGTCCATTGCAGGCTCCCCTGGCTTCCTGGAGCCTACATGGTCAGGAAGCACCATGCGGCGGATGGCAGTGCGCCCCACAGCATTCTCAGGTGGGTCCTGGGGCAGCCTCTTGGGGATCTCCGGACCGGAGGAGATCTAGGGTGGACCCAGGGCAGTGTGTGGTAATTGTCCCTGGAAGTCATCTGGGTCCGGAAGTAGAGGATGAAGGGTAACACTTCTCTACCTCAGCCCCTGGACAGAGAGCCTCAAGGCAGAGGGCGTACCCAGAGGGGAGTCACGCTGAGACCTGTGACCCCTGGGTTTTTGTACTTACAGCCCAACACCCCAGTTTCCTCTCTGTACTGGGGAACTGGAGGCTTCAGCCAGATGCTTTCAAACTTCACAGCTGCCCACAACACTACTCTTATGAGCAGGAAACCGAGAGTCAACCGAAGCCTTACCCTGCCCAGGGTTCCACAGCCCTGGGTCTGGCTCCTCTGAGCTGTGTGGGTTACTGTGCTGGGCACTCACTGCACCTTGTCACAAACTCAGGTGCCTCCTGTGTGGCATTTGTGTCACACACAGGGCTACAGTGAGGACCAGGGCCGCCAGTTTGTACacgcctcattaaaaaaaaaaagtcagaaaagcTGGAGTGTGGTTCTGTGATACAGCCAGACAATGGTACCTGTGAGGCCAGTAGCATCCCAGCTGTGGTCTGTTGGTCCCCAGAGCAGATGGGCCCAGGCTCCACCCCTGCCCGGCAGGAAACAACAGGGCTTCCTGCCTGTGGCTTCTGGAGTTGGCGTTTGGATGCTGAGACCGTCAGAACCAGGGCCCAGGAGCCTGCACTAGGAGGAAGGGTCCTCTCTGGAGGCTCTGGAATGGAAGGAACCCTGAGGGGTGATGGCCACCCAGGCTGCAGTGACTGCAGCCCAGCCCACACTGCTCCTCATAGACTAGGGTCGTTAGTACCTGTCCCCCAAGGGTGAGGACTCTAAGGGACACAGGAGTTCTAGCCTcagcccttcctcctcccacaggTTGTCTCAACTGCAGCAGAGTGTCTGAGCTGAGCGAGAGGCTGAAGGCGCTGGAGGCCAAGGTGGGTGAGCAGCTCCCCTCTTGCCCTGGGCCTTGGAGACCTTGGCCTCCCCCACTCCTTCCTGCACCCCCGTGCCCATCCTTTGAGCTTCCATGCCCGGGTAGAGTGGTTTCCACAGGCATAGCCCAGCCCCTGCCTGATGTCCATCCAGCTCTTTGTCCTCTGCTCCTCAGTTGCCGTCCCTATGAAGCTGCTGCACAGCGCTACAGCCCGGTGCGGCCGTCCCTCCAGGAGGCTGTAAAGCCCCCTGCCATGAGGCCCAGTTTCAGGCAGATAACACATCCCCCAGCACAATGACAGACCCTGCCTGCCCCTCACCTTTGCCCCTTATCCTGCCCCTCCATACCATTATACATAAGTGAAAATGCCCGTTACACATCTCACGTTACCTCAAGATAAAAAGCGTTCAAAGATTACAAAATACGACAGTTAAACACGATCCTGAACGTAGGGTCAGGAAAACTCAGAAATCCAGAAAACCGTTTGCAGAGACTACCTGTGTCCCAGAgagaagactgagacaggagctcaccatgtagccctgactggccgggaactcactatatagactacACTGGCCTCCTACTCAGAGGTCTACCTatctttgttcattcatttgtttactgtatgtgtgtggggttctCTCCATCCagcacgtgggtgctaggaagcaAACTCAAGTCAGCAAGTTCAGTGGCCGGACCTTTACTCAGAGTTCCCTCACCAActccctctcttcttttgagagagggtctcacctatcccaggctggcttcaagctggCTGCAGAGTGGAGGATGACCTCCTGCCGCACCTGCTccgtgctaggattacaggtgtgcactgtttATGTGGTGCACTATTTATGtggtttatgtggtactaggatcaagcccagggctttgtgcaagcTAGCCACGCCCTTCACCCGTGCACTATAAGACCACctgttctctttcccttttctttcctttttaaatggtattgtcttaattagggttctattgctgtgaagagacaccacggccacagcaactcttataaagaaaacatttaattgaggtggcggcctacagtttcagaggtttagtccattaccatcatggcatggagcatggtggcgtgcaggcagacatggtgctggagcaggagctgagagttcttacatcttgactcacaggcaacaggaagtggtctaaaACACTGGGCactatcttgagcatatatgagacctcaaagccccctccacagtgacacacttcctccaacaagaccacacctactccaacaaagccacacttcctaatagtgccactccgtTTGTgggcccattttctttcaaaccaccacgggTGTATTGCTGTGTAgtgcaggctggtcttgaactctaggtcttcctgtctctaccctctTAGTAACTGGGATTGCAGCCATAAGCTgccaccttttaaaaaaaaaattgtatttctttgtgtatgGTGGGCATGTGAGAgtgctgtagtgtgtgtgtgtgtgtgtgtgtgtgtgtgtgtgtgtgtgtgtgtaaggacacTTTGGGGGTGTTCttttcttctactatgtgggtccctgAAATTGAACTTAGGTTATTAGGGCTGGCTGTAGgaacttttacctgctgagccatctcactggctctaagctacccactttttttgttttggtttttcgggacagggtttctctgcgtagccctggctgttgtggaactcactctgtagaccaggctggcctcgaactcacagagatccgcctgcctctgcctcccagtgctgggattaaaggtgtgcgccaccaccgcccggcagctgcCACTTTTTAGTCATCTTTTTCTTCCAGGGTTTCCGGACATGCGTAGACACACACTGTCTTCTTGCTCTGCTCTAACCCTCCTCCGGGAACTTGTCCTGATCAGATGTGAGGAAGTTTAATAAAGTGTTAACTGTCAGAGGGAAATCTGGGAGCCAGATCCCTGAAGGAGAAGGAGCAGTTACATAATTACAGACCATGTGCTGTGAGGACAGACCACCGTCTTTTCCTGACCCTTGGTCAGGAGCTTGGCATTCTTGCAGAATCTTCTTCTTTGCCCTAGGCCCCAATGTGGGTGTGGGGTGTCAGGCCCTCCCAGTTTCCCCTGCAAaatctcagtggtacagcacttgcttgGCATGCTGGAGGCAGTATGCCAGTCttcagcatgcatgcacacatgctctcgctctctctctctctctctctctctctctctctctctctctctctcacacacacacacacacacacacacacacacacacacacacacacacctcctcccaaCCCGCTGTGGAACTTTAACAGAAGCAGCATACTCTTATGGCCAGCAGATCCCATGATCACAGAGCTCAACTTGGGTGGCAGGGGCAGTGCAGAATGACTGTTTCACGGTGCATATGATCAATGGTGACACTTGTAATGACATTCTGGGCCCAAGGTCTCCACTCTGCTGGCTTCTTGGCCCTCCCGACCCCCAAGGCCAAGGCTGGACTATCCCTAGTGAGTTCCTGGCACCTGCcccatctctgtcttcctccacAGGTGGCTGTTCTGAGTGTCACAGAGCAGACAGTGTCCTCGATCCCAGCTCCCCCTGAGGACTCTGCCCTGCTTTGGGGATCCCCAGCTACCCAGGGCAGCCCTGGAGATGGAGACCTGCAGGGTAAGAGGCAAAGCAGGGTACATACCCCCATGTGATAGTTCAAGTGGAAGAAATGCCCCGTCTGACCCCTCAGGGCCGGCCTTTGTCCTCCCAGCTCTCCAGTGGACCTGACTGGAAGTACCTGAACTCCTGAGCACTGGAGTCTGGGCAGCAAACAGTTCCAATTCAGGGAGGAGGGTCTGGGATCTTCCCTCCCAGGCCCAGCAGGGATGCTGATGCCTGCTTAACTGCTCCAGGGTTTACTAGGAGCCAGTGGGAATGGGAGGGGGTACACAACTATctcaggatagtcagggctgtcTGAGGGACCAGCTCGGGTGGGGGTCAAATGCAACCCCAGAGCTGCCAAGTTCATGTTCTTTACTCTGCAGACAGAGTTGATCCTTGGGAGCTGCCTGGGCCCACTGGCCCCAAGGGAGACACTGGCAGCCAGGGCTCAGTGAGGATGAGAGGCCCACCAGGTACGTGCCCACGGGGCTGCCTTCCAAGCTTCTTTTTTGTATTGTGTTGtgttgtattgtattgtattgttggTTATCGGatggatgtttgtttgtttgtttgttgttgttgttgctgctgttgtttgctGTTGCTTTCGttgtttgagacggggtctccctatgcagctttggctggcctggagcttgctatgtagaccaggctggacttgaactcatggagatccacctttCTCGGcttcccaagtggtaggattaaaggcgtgtgcccccacaGATGGCTCTCTTCAGCTTTTTTAGGCATGCCTCCTGCCAGGGGACGCAGAGGATGCTTTCATTGGCATAGTCAAGGTGGACAGGCCCGGTCCACTTACCGGGCCTTTGCTCACCAGCCCTGTAGTGGTGTCCGTTCATGCCTGGGCTGTGAAACTGTCTTGGTCCACTTGGCTCAGGCACTCCCTTCAGCAGACCCTGAACTGGGCACTGGGTGGGACCAGCCCAGTCTTTGCCTCCAGGATGGGGGATAGCTAGGCCGATGAGAAACAACAGTGCCTGACCCCTCTGACCAGGTTCTGTGGAGTACTCTGGGAGGTCTGGGAGCCCTATAGAAGGAAGCCCAGAACAGCTTGGCTGAGCTAGAGGGCACGATACTGTGTTCTTCCCTGTAACAGATGGCCAAGGAGGACAGGCCTATGCACTTCGGAGCCTTTGGAACCCGCTGCCCCAGACTTCTTTGTCCCTGACTACCCTATGCCTACCAATCCCTGTTCTTAACCGCAGGTCCACAGGGACCCCCAGGACGCCCTGGCCAGACCGGGGCTTCAGGCATCCCAGGAGAGATGGGCCCTCCAGGCCCTCCAGGTCCTCCTGGGCCCCCAGGACCTCCAGCCCCTGCTGGGCCACCCCATGCCCACATCTCCCTGCATGGTAAGTCCTCCCTGGGGTCCCAGTGGGTTGAGGCGGGGTAACTGAAGTAGCCATAACCTGGTACCTGTTACCATCTATCATGTGACATCGTGGGCCGGGCTTGCTCACCTGTCACCCTGTTGTTCAGCAGGTGCTGCCAATCACAAAGGACGGTCACGTGCCACGTCCACACAccgaggagagggggaggggtttCCCACCACACGATCAGAAACACCTGGCATTAGGCCCTCCCCGTGCCCCAGAGCTGGCTGCAGTCCAGCGCTCAGAGTGCCGGGGAGCTCCCTGTCTAACTCAAGACGTGAGCTCTGAGCTCCCAAGGCCACAGCCCTAGTCCTGTTGCTCAGGGTagctccagccccctcccccagctgagcaccagcatggaTCCCAGGCATCTCCTGCAGGTAGCCGGGCCTGACCTACCCACGGCCTGACCCACCCACACGCTGCCCGAGATTGGAGCGGTCGGAGAGCACAGTGGCAATTTCAACCTCAACcgcattgtttttatttatagtggttttttttttaaagatttatttatttattatgtatacagtgttctgtatccctttaggccagaagagggagccagatctcattacagatggttgtgagccaccatgtggttgctgggaattgaactcaggacctctggaagaacagctagtgctcttaacctctgagccatctctccagcccttatttatagtttttttaagacagggttcctctgtgtagctttggagcctgtcctggtactcactttgtagcccaggctggcctccaacgcacagagatccgcctggctctgcctcccgagtgctgggattaaaggtgtgcgcccccaccgcccggctcccatcTTTGGTGAATGACTGGGTACCATTCCTTATTCATTCTCTCACCTCATCATTTATTCCGTCCCATCTGTCTTGGTTTTGCTCCTAGCCTCAGTGTCCTTGTTTGTACTGTGCCGATGGCCATATTCAGTTTCAGGATATACTGACCAAAATGGGTTCTGTAGCTGTGTTCTGACATCtaacaagaataaacatgtcttataaattgaatgtaaatgtttaacaCAGGAGGCACAAAACCACATCCAAGAACAATCTAGGGAACAAAATGCACTTGaggtaaaagttttttttttcctcagtgcaTAGCCCCCTGAAACACGGTAGACAGCTGGTGAAAGGCTGCTGTCACTCTGACGCTCATGGACAAGGGACGGCACGGGGTCACTAGCTAGACTGTGGCAGGGTTAGAGCCAAGGTTCCCTTCCTCTCTGTACCTGGCAGCGGGTACTGGTGACCCTGTCTGTGCCGCAGGCTGTCCCATAGGGCAGCCAGAGCCAAGGCGGCAGAGACGGCAGGCGGTGACTGACTGTGCCTCTCTCCCAGctccactcactcactctctttcCCTTGCCAGGAGATCCATTACTGTCTAATACCTTCACCGAGACTGGCAGCCACTGGCCCCAAGGACCCACTGGGCCCCCAGGCCCTCCGGGCCCCCCAGGGCCCATGGGTaagttgagtccagcctggggtAAGGGTAGGGGTTGATAGGAAGCAGCAGCACTGAGCCGTGGCCATTAGGAGACAGCGGGTGGGGCACTTCTGAGCCTCGTGGTCCATTCCGTTCCTGAAGACACTCTGTTTTGTTCAGGTCCTCCTGGACTTCCTGGCCCTGCGGGTGCCCCTGGGAGTCCTGGACACATGGTAAGTCATTATCCAAGTTCTACCACCCATGCGTAACTCCATTCACCCATCTGTTCATCCGTCCATTCAGTAAGTACTTTGATATGCAAAGTGCTTTCCATAAATCTTCTTAACTCAATTCACCCAACAAGAAACATCATTATCCCTTGAGGCGGTGAAAAGGGGGATTCTTCAGGCTGCAGCCGGCACATGGGGTGGGGACGTCTGACCTGCCTGCTGTGCGCTGGGCATACGATGAGGCCTGGGCCAAGCTGGGGCTCCCTCCCCATTCCCTTTAGCCCACCTCCTGTCCTACCTACCCCAGCACAAGGCTGAGGCCCTGTCTTGTTGTTCAGGGAACCCCAGGCCCTTCTGGACCCAAAGGAAGCTCTGGCCCCCCGGGGGAGAAGGGTGAGAGGGTGAGTATACTGATGACCTTACGTGGGGGATTCTGGGGAGTCCCAGGGCTCTGAGACGGTAGCTCTCACCAGCTAACTTAATTCTGTTCCCTCCTCTTATATAGGGACTGCCTGGGGAACCTGGCCCCCAAGGGCTAATGGGGTTGCAGGTAAGTGATGCAATCTCCCCCCTACCCACCTCTCCAGGATCCCATCATTCTAGGTTCCTGAACCTGGAGCACCTGACCCCCTGTGTGATTCAGAAAAGCCCCCCTTCATTGCTAGGACCCATCATGCATCCTTTTCAACCTGTCTGGCTGTGGCTCTGTATCCATTTCTTTCTCTACATGCCTCTGTCTCTttgactctgtctttctctttggtgttgttgttttctttttagttttccaagacagggtttctctgtgtagttctgactgtcctggatctcgctctgtagaccaggctggcctcgaattcatagagatcctcctgcctctggcccctgagtgctgggattaaagacgtgtgccaccaccgcccggcttgtatttCTCTTTGTCATTCTCCATCTCTTAATGTAGATTTGTCCTTTTCTCCCTTTAATGTAGCcaatttttgctttatgtgtTTTGAATCTTTGTTATTAAGCAGATACATGTTCAGGATTTCAGCGCTGCCTCTGCCTTTGTGGAATGAATATTCATATCTCTAGAACACTCATCTTGGATTCTGCTTTGTTGGCTATTAGAGGAACCACACCAGTGCTGTAATGCTTGCTGTCTGTGCATGTTGGTGCCAGCATATTTAAAGCACATCTCTTGTAAATAACACGAGCCTTGCATTTTTCAGAGTCTGCCGTTTAGTTCATTGATATTTTCATCATCTGCATAATTATCAACGGGGTTCTGTTTAAGTCAACCATCTGCAGTTGGTGTCTGTTTATCTGCTCTTTTCCCTGTTCCTTTTCTTGCCTTCTTCTGTAGTTAGTTACCGCTCTGCTTCTGAGCCACGTCCTCACTCGCCTTCCTCAGGATAGAGCACTTTGGGGTCCATTGCACCCACTGATAGCTTTTTAGCAGTCCCCCCTTTTTTGGCAACCCCTATTTCTGTTGGTTTTTTCACAGTTGCTAAGAACAACattgtccttccttcctcacatTACACGATTAACACATGCTTCAGTGTTAAAGcaattgtgagtgtgtgtgtgtcacagactCGTGTAGGTGCATTGAATGTGTGTTCCATTTCCATCCTCTCCTGTGCTGTCGCTGCTCTGTATTCTACTTCTGCATTTGCTATAAGCCCCCCAACACTGTTTTGAGAGTGCTGAGAATTGACCCAGGGCATTGAGCAGATTCGTTAGCAAGTGATCTATCAGGAAGCTACATCCTCAGACCCATATCGTCGTCGTCAATATCATCACTTTAAAGTCAGctggcattaaaaacaaaataagatagccaggcggtggtggtgcatgcatttaatcccagcactcagaaggcagagcaggcacatctctgtgagtttgaggccaacctgctctaaagagtgagttccaggacagccaaggctacacagagaaaccctgtcttcaaaacaaaacaaaacaaaacacaaatttagACACTGCATACTCTGCAGCTATAGTTTGAAAAATTATGGTTTGAAAAtattaccaaaaacaaaaaaaaaaatccctgagccCATATTGACCATGTAcggatttttaaaatcattattcgTTTTTTTCTGGTtactagggatcaaatccagagccttgcacatgctacgAAAGCACTCTTATCACTGTATTACATCCCTAACCATCTTTtttaataagatttatttttatttttgtgtatctctgtgtgagtATATCCCATTGGTGGTGGGGGGATCctttgaggtcagaagagggtgtcatatgtCCTGGAGATGGGggtacaggtagttgtgagccacccaacatgggtactGAGACCTGAACtccggacctctggaagagtagcaagtgctcttaaccactgagccatctctgtaccCCCACTCTACtcccattttgagacagggtctgactaagTTGCTTATAGAGGCCCAGGTTCAAGAGcttgtaatcttcctgcttctgcccttGAGTAGCAAGGATTCCACACCTGTGCCATCAggctctgttcttttttttttttttttttttttttttttttggtttttggagacagagtttctctgtgtagctttgcgcctttcctggaactcacttggtagcccaggctggcctcgaactcacagagatccgcctggctctgcctcccgagtgctgggattaaaggcgtgcgccaccaccgcccggctcaggctCTGTTCTTATTAGTTCTTAAGTGGTACAGTAGCAACTGTTACAGAACATTTACATTGGTATTATAAAGAAGCTAGAGGCAGATGAACTCTTCTCTATACACCTACAGGTTACATACAAAGACTAAGCCTTTTATTGAGGGATTTGAACACCTGTGGATTTTGGTACCCACAGGAGAATGAATTCCACACGAACACAGAGGGATGGCTTGTAGTTCTAAATTTGCTGATCATGTATCATTTCTAATACTATACTTTTCTGTAGGTCCAGATTTCTGTCTGTCCTTGTTAGCTTTCTGTGGCTGCAATACGCATCGTCACCAAGAGCAGCCTGGGGAAGAgaaggttcatttggcttacaggttacaatcCAGCACTGAGGGAAGCCGGGGTGTGAGCTCACGGCAGGAAGTAAAGCAGAGACAAGGAGGAGGACATCTTACTGGCTTGGTTTCCCTGGGACATGCTCAAGCCGGCCTTCTTATATAACCCAGAgcacctgctcaggggtggcactgcccacagcagGCTGGGTCCTCCTTTATCAATTGGCAGTCAAAATGCCCCCGCAGACATACCACAGGGCAATCtggtggaggcaattcctcaccTGAGTGTCTGTCTTCCCGGGGGCTAgttcaagttgacaataaaaactaagcaATACACTACTGACGGTGTTTCTTTTCAGCCTAAAGAACATCCTGTGGTTTTTCTCATAGTACGAGTCTCCTCACAGCAGTTTATCTAGACCTACTTTTAGAGGATGGGTGTGTTGTTCAGTGTTACAGCTCTTGTCTAGCATCTATGAGGCTATCCCTGAGTTCAAGCCACAGCACtgcaatcagtcaatcaatcatcaatcaataaaTGACAAATCAATAAATAAGCGAGCtaggtgtgctggcacacacctatattcccagcacatgggaggctgaggcaaaaggttcaagagtttgagaccagcttgggctgtatagtaagttccaggccagcctaggctacaaaccctgtcttcaaaacaaacagggctggagagatggctcagcagttaagagcactggctgctcttcctgaggacccgggttcaatatccagcccccacatggcagctcacaactttctgtaactccagttccaggggatcctacaccctcacacagacacacatgcaggcaaaacaccaccgaagcacataaaataaaaataaaattaagaacaaaGGAACATAAAACGAGGCTgcggagatggcccagcagttaagagcacctgctgtttGTTCTTGCATAGGACCTGGACTTGGTTCCCAGCGtcgtatggtggctcacacccatccaatgccctcttctggcctccatgggcactgcttgggcatggtgcacatacatacatgcaggcaaaacattcattaacaagaatttaaaaaaaaaaatcctggctggagagatggctccgaggttaagagcactggctgctctttcagaggtcctgagttcagttccgggcaaccacatggtggctcacaaccatctgtgagatctggtgccctctgctggcgggcaggggtacatgcagacagaacactgtatatataataaataaataaatctttaaaaaaaaaaacaatcaatcaatagtAAGATActttacagggtctcactatgcctggctggctctcctggaactcactatgtagaccaggctggctttgaactcacagagatccacctgcctctgcctcccaagtgctgagattaaaggcatgtgccactatgcctggttaAGATACTCTTTATTGTAGCTTAGTTTTTAAAAGAGGCCGTTCTCACCCCAGTCACACCTTCCTCACAGCAATGGATGAGAGTTGCACCTACCCACATCCTCACCTCCGttggtattgttgttgttggataTTTTAGCCATCCTAATAGGTGTGCAGGGCTCTTTCATTGGGAAGTTGTTTCgctcttggtttggtttggcccaggctgtcctcaaactcagagattgtcctgcctcaggctcctgagtactgggattccagGGCTGTCGCACCACCTAGCCTGGGTGTGTGCTGTTGATTTACCTCACTGCCATTTTAATTCGCCGTTCCCGGGTGACACTGACTGGGACCCGCCTTTCGTGTGTTCACATGTTCCTTTGCCTTTGTTCATTGTGGTTGTTGCTGTATCTGCTTAGGTCTCTgatcatttttcctttcttcttctttttctttgtttgtttgttttatgttgttgctgctgctgccggGCATTATCGGTGTGAGCCCGTCTACAATCCCAGGCACTAATTTGGCTGTTTCTTTCCCCTTGCTCACTTTAGACTCCGTCTGCTCTGCCTCTGACTTCCCATGATGGAAACTTCAGTTATTTGTTTTAATCTCTCTTCTGATACATAGACTCGATGAGCTGGTTTCCTAGTGAGCACTCTTTTTGCTGTATTGCACAAATTTCGATAAGTTATATTCCCATTTAGTTCAAAATAGTTTTGCATATCTCTTGTGTCTCCTTCTCTGACCTGTGTGCTATCGGAAGTACATTGGTTAATCTCCTGATGTCTTAGAAGTTTCCAAATATCATTCTGgaattgatttctttcttagttctgTGAGGTGTC from Peromyscus eremicus chromosome 10, PerEre_H2_v1, whole genome shotgun sequence encodes:
- the Emid1 gene encoding EMI domain-containing protein 1 isoform X2, encoding MGGPRAWTLLCLGLLLPGGGAAWSVPGARFSGRRNWCSYVVTRTVSCHVQNGTYLQRVLQNCPWPMGCPGSSYRTVVRPTYKVMYKTVTAREWRCCPGHSGVTCEEGSPGFLEPTWSGSTMRRMAVRPTAFSGCLNCSRVSELSERLKALEAKVAVLSVTEQTVSSIPAPPEDSALLWGSPATQGSPGDGDLQDRVDPWELPGPTGPKGDTGSQGSVRMRGPPGPQGPPGRPGQTGASGIPGEMGPPGPPGPPGPPGPPAPAGPPHAHISLHGDPLLSNTFTETGSHWPQGPTGPPGPPGPPGPMGPPGLPGPAGAPGSPGHMGTPGPSGPKGSSGPPGEKGERGLPGEPGPQGLMGLQGEPGPKGDPGEKIHWGEGLHQLREALKILAERVLILETMIGLYEPELGSGVGPDGTGTPSLLRGKRGGHPTNYQIVTPRRRNERS
- the Emid1 gene encoding EMI domain-containing protein 1 isoform X1, with the translated sequence MGGPRAWTLLCLGLLLPGGGAAWSVPGARFSGRRNWCSYVVTRTVSCHVQNGTYLQRVLQNCPWPMGCPGSSYRTVVRPTYKVMYKTVTAREWRCCPGHSGVTCEEGSPGFLEPTWSGSTMRRMAVRPTAFSGCLNCSRVSELSERLKALEAKVAVLSVTEQTVSSIPAPPEDSALLWGSPATQGSPGDGDLQDRVDPWELPGPTGPKGDTGSQGSVRMRGPPGPQGPPGRPGQTGASGIPGEMGPPGPPGPPGPPGPPAPAGPPHAHISLHGDPLLSNTFTETGSHWPQGPTGPPGPPGPPGPMGPPGLPGPAGAPGSPGHMGTPGPSGPKGSSGPPGEKGERGLPGEPGPQGLMGLQGEPGPKGDPGEKIHWAPSLQSFLQQQAQLELLARRVTLLEAIIWPEPELGSGVGPDGTGTPSLLRGKRGGHPTNYQIVTPRRRNERS
- the Emid1 gene encoding EMI domain-containing protein 1 isoform X3, whose protein sequence is MGGPRAWTLLCLGLLLPGGGAAWSVPGARFSGRRNWCSYVVTRTVSCHVQNGTYLQRVLQNCPWPMGCPGSSYRTVVRPTYKVMYKTVTAREWRCCPGHSGVTCEEGSPGFLEPTWSGSTMRRMAVRPTAFSGCLNCSRVSELSERLKALEAKVAVLSVTEQTVSSIPAPPEDSALLWGSPATQGSPGDGDLQDRVDPWELPGPTGPKGDTGSQGSVRMRGPPGPQGPPGRPGQTGASGIPGEMGPPGPPGPPGPPGPPAPAGPPHAHISLHGDPLLSNTFTETGSHWPQGPTGPPGPPGPPGPMGPPGLPGPAGAPGSPGHMGTPGPSGPKGSSGPPGEKGERGLPGEPGPQGLMGLQGEPGPKGDPGEKIHWNQSWDPG